A single Cottoperca gobio chromosome 3, fCotGob3.1, whole genome shotgun sequence DNA region contains:
- the LOC115026022 gene encoding ferritin, heavy subunit produces MSSQVRQNFHQDCEAAINRQINLELYASYVYLSMGYFFDRDDQALHNFAKFFRDQSQEEREHAEKLMKLQNQRGGRIFLQDVKKPERDEWGSGVEALECALQLEKSVNQSLLDLHKLCSDHNDPHLCDFIETHYLDEQVKSIKELGDWVTNLRRMGAPQNGMAEYLFDKHTMGKTSD; encoded by the exons ATGAGTTCCCAAGTGAGACAGAACTTCCACCAGGACTGCGAGGCTGCAATAAACAGGCAGATCAACCTGGAGCTGTATGCCTCTTACGTCTACCTGTCTATG GGATACTTCTTTGACCGGGATGACCAGGCATTGCACAACTTTGCCAAGTTCTTCCGTGATCAGTCGCAAGAGGAGCGCGAGCATGCCGAGAAGCTGATGAAACTGCAGAACCAGAGGGGGGGAAGAATCTTCCTGCAAGATGTCAAA AAGCCAGAGAGGGATGAGTGGGGCAGTGGAGTTGAGGCCCTTGAATGTGCCCTGCAGCTTGAGAAGAGCGTGAACCAGTCACTGCTGGACTTGCACAAGCTCTGCTCTGATCACAATGACCCACAT CTGTGTGATTTCATCGAGACACACTACCTGGACGAGCAAGTGAAGTCCATCAAAGAGCTGGGGGACTGGGTGACCAACCTTCGCCGCATGGGAGCTCCTCAGAACGGCATGGCCGAGTATCTGTTTGACAAACACACCATGGGCAAAACAAGCGACTAA